One region of Malania oleifera isolate guangnan ecotype guangnan chromosome 6, ASM2987363v1, whole genome shotgun sequence genomic DNA includes:
- the LOC131158170 gene encoding uncharacterized vacuolar membrane protein YML018C-like isoform X1, translated as MGWRYRAGLLLIITIVILWVTSAEVTQGVFKEYNQPFAVTYFGTSLLVVYLPIAFIKDWLCNTMRNRSRTDTSSTDEEAMDGSDPVKCESAQNFLEIELEGLLPVTDRDVEEGKALVVGCEDDGNLAEQGRKLNPREVVTLGLCLAPVWFITEYLAHASLARTSVASTTMLFSTSGFFTLFIGALLGEDTISIAKVVCVFVSMAGVAMTTFGSSWTADESQNGKHSLLGNIFGLASAVIDGLFFVLLKKFAGEDGERVDLQKLFGFIGLFTLVALWSLAWPLTALGIESNFFLPRSFKTAEIVLANSFVGTVLSDYLWALGVVWTNPLVSALGESLTIPLAMASDMVIHGRHYSVVYILGSALVFLGFVGANFSEWISEKLKLCNLNSLLKFFNIWVEYS; from the exons ATGGGCTGGAGGTACAGAGCTGGATTACTGCTCATCATCACTATCGTGATCCTCTGGGTCACTTCTGCAGAAGTTACTCAG GGTGTTTTCAAAGAATACAATCAGCCATTCGCAGTGACGTATTTTGGAACATCCCTTTTGGTAGTTTATCTCCCAATAGCCTTCATTAAGGATTGGCTGTGTAACACCATGAGAAACCGATCGCGAACCGATACGAGCAGCACCGATGAAGAAGCCATGGACGGGTCGGATCCCGTAAAATGTGAGAGCGCACAAAACTTTTTAGAAATAGAACTTGAAGGACTTTTGCCCGTAACGGACCGCGACGTCGAGGAGGGGAAGGCTTTGGTTGTTGGGTGCGAGGACGATGGGAACTTGGCGGAACAAGGCAGAAAGCTCAACCCTAGGGAAGTTGTTACACTCGGCCTCTGCCTTGCCCCAGTCTGGTTCATTACCGAG TACTTAGCTCACGCTTCACTTGCGCGAACAAGCGTTGCTAGTACTACAATGTTGTTTTCGACATCTGGGTTTTTTACCCTTTTCATTGGTGCACTACTGGGGGAAGACACCATAAGCATAGCCAAAGTAGTTTGTGTGTTTGTCAGCATGGCTGGTGTTGCCATGACCACATTTGGAAGTTCTTGGACAGCAGATGAATCACA AAATGGGAAGCATTCTCTTTTAGGGAATATTTTTGGTCTTGCCTCAGCTGTAATTGATGGACTGTTTTTTG TGCTGCTCAAGAAGTTTGCTGGAGAAGATGGAGAAAGAGTAGATTTGCAGAAGTTATTTGGGTTCATTGGATTGTTCACCCTCGTCGCGCTCTGGTCTCTCG CATGGCCTCTGACTGCCCTGGGGATTGAATCCAATTTTTTTCTCCCTCGCTCATTTAAGACAGCAGAAATTGTTCTTGCCAACAGTTTTGTTGGAACTGTCCTCTCTGATTATCTCTG GGCATTGGGTGTTGTTTGGACAAACCCTCTGGTGTCTGCATTGGGGGAGTCCCTCACCATACCACTTGCAATGGCGTCAGACATGGTTATACATGGGAGGCACTATTCAGTGGTTTATATTCTTGGCTCAGCTCTA GTATTCCTAGGATTCGTAGGAGCAAATTTTTCAGAATGGATATCGGAGAAGTTGAAATTGTGCAACTTGAATTCCCtattaaaatttttcaacataTGGGTTGAGTATAGTTAG
- the LOC131158170 gene encoding uncharacterized vacuolar membrane protein YML018C-like isoform X2, with product MGWRYRAGLLLIITIVILWVTSAEVTQGVFKEYNQPFAVTYFGTSLLVVYLPIAFIKDWLCNTMRNRSRTDTSSTDEEAMDGSDPVKCESAQNFLEIELEGLLPVTDRDVEEGKALVVGCEDDGNLAEQGRKLNPREVVTLGLCLAPVWFITEYLAHASLARTSVASTTMLFSTSGFFTLFIGALLGEDTISIAKVVCVFVSMAGVAMTTFGSSWTADESQNGKHSLLGNIFGLASAVIDGLFFVLLKKFAGEDGERVDLQKLFGFIGLFTLVALWSLAWPLTALGIESNFFLPRSFKTAEIVLANSFVGTVLSDYLWALGVVWTNPLVSALGESLTIPLAMASDMVIHGRHYSVVYILGSALDIFVRWKEKAACSLEGSLPSKI from the exons ATGGGCTGGAGGTACAGAGCTGGATTACTGCTCATCATCACTATCGTGATCCTCTGGGTCACTTCTGCAGAAGTTACTCAG GGTGTTTTCAAAGAATACAATCAGCCATTCGCAGTGACGTATTTTGGAACATCCCTTTTGGTAGTTTATCTCCCAATAGCCTTCATTAAGGATTGGCTGTGTAACACCATGAGAAACCGATCGCGAACCGATACGAGCAGCACCGATGAAGAAGCCATGGACGGGTCGGATCCCGTAAAATGTGAGAGCGCACAAAACTTTTTAGAAATAGAACTTGAAGGACTTTTGCCCGTAACGGACCGCGACGTCGAGGAGGGGAAGGCTTTGGTTGTTGGGTGCGAGGACGATGGGAACTTGGCGGAACAAGGCAGAAAGCTCAACCCTAGGGAAGTTGTTACACTCGGCCTCTGCCTTGCCCCAGTCTGGTTCATTACCGAG TACTTAGCTCACGCTTCACTTGCGCGAACAAGCGTTGCTAGTACTACAATGTTGTTTTCGACATCTGGGTTTTTTACCCTTTTCATTGGTGCACTACTGGGGGAAGACACCATAAGCATAGCCAAAGTAGTTTGTGTGTTTGTCAGCATGGCTGGTGTTGCCATGACCACATTTGGAAGTTCTTGGACAGCAGATGAATCACA AAATGGGAAGCATTCTCTTTTAGGGAATATTTTTGGTCTTGCCTCAGCTGTAATTGATGGACTGTTTTTTG TGCTGCTCAAGAAGTTTGCTGGAGAAGATGGAGAAAGAGTAGATTTGCAGAAGTTATTTGGGTTCATTGGATTGTTCACCCTCGTCGCGCTCTGGTCTCTCG CATGGCCTCTGACTGCCCTGGGGATTGAATCCAATTTTTTTCTCCCTCGCTCATTTAAGACAGCAGAAATTGTTCTTGCCAACAGTTTTGTTGGAACTGTCCTCTCTGATTATCTCTG GGCATTGGGTGTTGTTTGGACAAACCCTCTGGTGTCTGCATTGGGGGAGTCCCTCACCATACCACTTGCAATGGCGTCAGACATGGTTATACATGGGAGGCACTATTCAGTGGTTTATATTCTTGGCTCAGCTCTA